In the Pogona vitticeps strain Pit_001003342236 chromosome 2, PviZW2.1, whole genome shotgun sequence genome, CGGGTTcaaattttttgttttgttttgaattcttGGACTCCTCTTTTCATTGCAGGAATTCTTTGCTATCAGAAGCATCACAAATATCTGCAACCAGAGTTACCTTACTTTCTACACCATTTTACCCACCACCTCCCCAAAGGCACAGGATAAAGACTACGTAATTGCATACATTTAAAAGAATCTcttcagttattaaaaaaaaaatccaactcaACTGCTTTGGAAAGGAAGAATATTCCACAACAGCTGACACAACACAACAGAAACCTCCTCTCCATAAGCTGTTTGCTGTTTGCACACCATGCTGCATGAACAGCAAGTACAATCAAGATACTCTTTCCTGATGTTTAAAGGTCAGGGCTGAACAAATGAGGGAAGGTTGTTTCCGAGATACTGTATTCAGGACAGGAGCCATTAAGAGCTTTATAAGTCAAAGGTGGCCCTCTGAATTGGGATAAAAAGCTGAAGGAGAGATAATACAAATGCTTGAACAGTGTCTCCCGCACCCCACAGATCTCAACTATCAAACACCTGTCTCAACACCAATCTTTTACATTCTCTTATAAATGAAACTTTCAGAAAGCCTTCTGATGATAGTCCTACACTGCGGATTTAAACCGTAAAACTGATTTAAAGTGTACAACTGTTTGGAGCACAGATCTAAATTTTTGaacagacattggctgaaatcctgttgcttagtgtattaaattgctctagagtaggcccactgaatcaatggggatttagtaagtctACTGCTCTGAAAATTCCTTGGATTCAacagcctactctagttatgtGCTAAGGAATAGGATTTCACCAATGTCTATTGGACAATGCCACCATCCAGGAGAGGAAGCGTGTAGAACGGAGGCACAGAGCCTGACCCTTCCCTCCCACTGACACCAGCTATAGAATTAGGGAGCAGGATTTTGAAGTGTGCTGAAGTTGTCAAACAGGCCCAGGCATGAGCACtatagcattctttggcactccgGGCACAAAGAAACCAGGCCAAGGTTGAATCAAACATGCCTTGTTGGTAAACACTGGCAGACAGGGACCCTCAGCCACATACTGTTCTCCCACAGATCAAGAAAGAATGCTTTCACAAGTGGAACAACCcattttttacatttatatctgGGCTTTCCTTCAAAGATTTCAAGACTGTATACATGCTTCTTCTGAACCCCACTTAATTCTACATCTACCCTGTGAgttaggtcaggctgagagtaaCCCACCCCGTAGCTCCACTGCTCAGTAAGGACTAGAAACTGCAAATCCAGCACTTTAACCaagtataacaataacaaataaaGTACTATGACTCCTTAAGAAACAGTGTGAACTTCCATGGAGTCTGAGGAACTGGACTGAACTTTCATGAACCAGAGGAACTGGAatgtaatccatgaaagttcacacttgaaataaatatttacccACAGGTTCATGCGTTGTGaaagctcagtggattaggtatctggctgtggagtcagaggagttcaattcccccctgtgcctcctgggagaagagccagcctgggtggccttgggcaggctgcacagtcccaggataccctcagaagaaatgaatggtaaaacacttctgaggaCCCTCTACTAGACACggtggtatttgtatacgaatacccacacacacatggagataacaagggtccactcaTCAATATGCTAATGCAACAGGGTCTGCGCTCCTGTCTTATCGCTCCAGGGCTTGCGATCGGCTCGCCGCTCCtgacaggaggtgggatgacaaacctctctgccaggtcgaagagcgGCTCAGCGATCACGATCTCCGGAGCGATAGGATGGAAGTGTGGACCCCACACAGCATTAGTGCCTCACTGACTGTGCCAATGAGTGCActtgttatctccacctctgTGGGGACATTCGAATAGGATACAGTACATCCATCTCTactctacttagaaaatcctgaaaagggttgccgtaattcagaattgacttgatggcatatggttATTATTATACATTATGAAGCTGGGGACCTCCTTAAGACAGACACGGAATATGAAATTTCAGTAAGGCAACAGCATTATTAGCACCTGTGATGGAGGTAGCATGATCATCATACCACTCCCTTTCTGAAACTGCCTTTTCTATACCCGTATCCGTCCCGGGTCACCCCTTGGGTTCCCCACCTCTATAATGTATACTCGGCTACAAATATTTTACAGTAGCTTCAACACTACTTAAACCCTAACCCATCCGACCCGCCGGGCTCTCACAAGTGGAGCAGCGCCGCCGCCACCCACAGGGTAGCTAAGCAATATAAGCTGGGCATCGTTAAGTAGATTTGCAATCTTAAATACTCCCAATTAAAACAAAACCCATTAACGGaattctgtttctttcagaaGGCGAAGTTCGCTTCTCTTTGGAGAGTCCGCCGTCCACGggatcctctcctctcctctcccagtGCAGTGgtcctttcgggggggggggaatcaggctCAGGGCAGCCACTGCCCTGCTTAAGGACCCCCGGGCGCCGTCCCCACCCAGACCTTCGAAGGCATCCACCCGCCCTCTCGCTCGTCGAGCAGCCAACAGAGGCAGACAGCGACGCGCAACTTCCCAAAACAGAGCAAGCGACCAAAACCTCTCAACTGCCCCGAACCAACCCTTCCCCTCCGGTGGGCTTAAAAGACGCACCACGGATCTAGAACTATCGTGTTGCGCGCATGCGCGTCTGCGGTAAAGTGGCGCCTGCGCGGCTCCGGAGAGCCTTtcggcgggggagggggaaagcaccacTTCTTGCGCCTGCGCAGTGCTTCCGGAGGACTGGCTATATTAGGAGACTCACCGGCGCTGCCCTCCTAGTGCGGAAAGAAGAAACGAGGCGGTTTGGTTCATTGGTGGGTAAAGggtgcgcgcgcgggggggggggggggaagaaggaggaagggTTGCGCGCTGTTTTATTCCGTTAGCCGGACGGACTCGAGCGCTTGGGTGACATTCTCTGGCCTCCTCGGCGATGTTCCGGTGGAGCTGTTtctgaggcggcggcggcggcggcggcggcggccttaAGCGGCTCTTCTGCCGCTCCTGACCTTGTCCGAGTCCTGCCCGCGGGGAGGGGAGGCGGGCGGCGTCGACCGGTCGGTCGCTCTGAGGGCTCTTTCTGCCGCCCGTCCGCCCTTCTCCTCTGGGTCGCGGAGGCTGAGGAGCGCTCCGAAGGTCGTCGTCCGCGGCGACCAAGAGGGCCCCGAGGGAGGTGCGGCTTGTCCTCCTGGCCCCTTctcacctctccctctccctctgccgGGAGCTTGGCTGAGTCCTCTGAGTTGCACGCCTTGGGACAGGACAAAAAAGGGGGGCTTTCCCGGGCCCTTCCTTGCCCTCTGGGAAGGGTTGGGGGTCTTTGGGGCCCTCATGTGGGAAGAGATGCGGTTCTGTCTAAAAACCGGACCAAAAATAGGAATCTTTAGGTGCTCTTTTAGGGAATGTGGATGAGGGTTATTGGCAGAATAAAACGTCCTggcccccatccccaccccatctTCCCTTAATAAACTCCCTAGAAACTCCTTGTGGAGTGTTGACCCCACAAAGCGTTTCTAGGGGCTTGAAGGCAAACAGGTTTGTTGTGACATTGTTTTGTGTCCTCTGAAGCTTGGGATGCATTTGCGAAATGCATGGAATGGCAACTCGAGATTTAGGCTTGCAGTATTTAGGTAAGTGACCTGAGCATAACATTGCTGAAGCCTAGCTCACAAAACTACACTGCTCTGAGATGGCTAGTTTTAAATACACCACCACATTGTCTTGTTTTGTGTTACTGTGGGCTGGCAGGGCTCCCCATCCCAAACTGATGGAGACTTGTTGATCTCCTAGTTGCTGCTGTTctcccactttttctttcttgtttgatATTCAAGCAGTGATACATGAAAATACTACATCTATTGAATTTTTATTAGTGTGATGTTTGGCCATATTTTTCTCTATTGCTCAGACATTGTGTGCATTTCTAATTAATTTGTGGTAGTACTACGATTAGAGGCTTATCGTTGCTTACTTAATTTGTTACTGTTATCCAGATTGCAGTTATTCTTAAAAGGTGGTTTTGCACACTGTAAAAATTGTAGGAAAAGCTGTAATTTGCAGGAACTAGCCCATATATTTTCATATAAAAGCTACCATTATATTGAAGGTTCAGTGTCTTCTATACATGCAAGATTGTTACTTTTGTTAATCTTTATGTAATACAGTGGCTGTCTGCATTTTGTTGTGTATTTGTAGgagattaatatttatttttggattttttgtagCTTCCAGTAGAACTTCTGAAAAACCTTGAAAATGGAAACTGTTGTTCGCCGCTGCCCATTCCTATCACGAGTATCCCAGGCTTTCTTGCAGAAGGCTGGCAAATCCCTTCTTTTCTATGCCCAGAACTGCCCTAAAATGATGGAAGTTGGGGCCAAGCCTGCTTCACGGCCCCTAAGTACTTCAGTGGCTCTCTGCCAACAGACTGAAAAAACCACCTCTGCCAGTGAAGGTAAGGCTGAACTCCATAGTTAAAGTGTAATCCATTATAATTGGAAACTGTTTTCTTCAAATATTGTCAAGCTGTTTTGAAAAGTACTAGTTGTGATCATACATCTGAAAAGAGAATACAGTTGCAATAGCATTTGTCTCATCTTATTTCACTAGGAAAGCTCTTCAGACTTCTCTTATTTCATCTACGAGAATACTGGAGAAGTGCATAAGTTGTTGGCTGATATGCTTAGGTACTTAACATAAACGCTTCAAGACAGAATTATATTGAAATTAGTTTAGATAGATAGAGAACTCATCTGTCTGCCCTTTGAACATAACATTGTCTTGTGTTCTGAGACCAAGTATATTGTAACCATCCTCTTGTGGAATTTAAGAACTAAGGTAAAAGGGGGTATAAAGCTTAGTGCATACTATGGAAAAGGAAATTAAAGTTTTTCCCCATGAGGAACTTGTTGAGGTTCTTCCCATTTTGCACAACAAGTAGTGAAGTCCCTAGCTAGCTCTGTGTAAAATTACCTGCCATGTCTTTCCTCATACTGTATTCTTTTGCATCAGGAAACAACAGCAAGTTAAGATTTGCAAATATAAtgggtttgtttgggttttatttatttatttttattttgtattattgagGTATATATTGGTGCCTCAAGTGTGCCACAGATTTCTAGAGTCTGTCAGAAAGGaaacttctggaagttgtaactGTATCACAACTACCAGTACCAGCAGTACAGTATGGTCTTAAAGCATATTTTTCTTTGAAGATCTTAATGAATTCATTGGAGGTTAATCCCCTTGTAAATACGCAGAGAAATGCCTCAGGGTGCAGTCTAGTAAACAAGGAATGGGAAGCCTATTGCCATTTGTATGCTGCCAGACTTAAGCTCTGCTCAGCATTGACTGTGTTGGTCAACACAgacaggagttgtaatccagtaaTATCTGGAGGGCTTCATACTTCCATCCCTGCTATGCATAATTTCCTGAGAGGAAAACCTTATTCCATCATTAAGTGTTTGGTACCTGTATTTGTTGAGGGGAGTGCACTAGCTTCATTCTCTTTGTTGCATTGTACATGGAAACATGACTAgttgaagagagagagactgctgtACTCTGGTAGCTTTTCTGTGTGAGCCAGCCCCCTCCCATGAATCGGGATTCTGGCTCAGATGGAGCAGTTacctgggtacattcaaaaccaTCACATTGTAATTTTCAACGTGAtcaggtggtggtggcagcgtgAGGGCATTATATGGCAGCTTCCTTGATTGCATTACTAACAAATGAAATGTTTTCCCAAACACTTGGCTGTTCGTTTCCATTTTAATACCATTTAAATTCCATTTTGGCTAGCTAACATTTTTTTACTGCGCTTAATTTGATTTCTTGGCAGGAGTGGGGAATTGACTCTTGGCAATGCATATAGTTTTATTTTGAGAACTTATGTGTGTTTCTTCAGGAGCTTCatgttaaaaatgttttcatttacttGCTGATGCTTAAGGGACTGAGTAGTTTGAATTAGTTGTATTTCAGATGTTATGTGAATTCTCAGTGtcctgaaacagtgacatctatcaAAATGATCCACTCTTATCTCTTTGCTGTGTTTCAAAACACTCATTATTTTTGTTCATTCAAGAGGTCAAACCTTCCCCAGATGTGGCTCAAGAAGATATAAGCAGATCTCAACTTCCTGCCACCTACCAACCCATTACTAGCCAGAGTGCTAGCCAAGCTACTGTGTCTAAATGTCCCTTCTTGGCAGCTCAGATCAGTGAAGGGAACAGTAATGTTTTCTGCAAAGCCAGCCTGGAACTCCAGGAGGATGTAGAAGAAGCACAAGCTGTAAGGAAAGGTATGACCTCATCTTAAtagtgtgtttaaaaaaaaaaaaaacattgtgctaTACAAGCTTAAAGAAGAGGGAGGGACCAGATACAATTGTACTATTTTATCAAGCCTTAAAGTGTCCAGCTTTAATAAAAGCCAGATGATTGACATCTGGTGGTTCCTTTCTTTTATAAGTCTGTTTTTATTTGCAGTTAGTTTTGATGTTAGAATAATTGTAGTTCTGAAGCCCATATAAGTCAAAGATCTTTGTCATTTTACAAGAACACTATTTTCTGTAAGTAGGGCTAGGAAACGGAATAAAGCAGTTTTTGACAGTTAACTCACTTTCATATTAAAATACACTGTTAAATAATAGAGTTCTCCATGCCTGTGCTATGAATGCCTGGCTACTTTCAATCAAGTGCTAATTGGTTTTTGGCAGCTTTGAGTTTGGCGTTATGGCTGATGTAAAACCCTACATTCTTCGTTGTAGAGGGCAGAGGAGGAGTGTCACTGAATGATTGCTTTTTTGTAAAAACTATCAGTTTATTAGCTATTTGTTAACTGTTGGCAAAATTAGACAGTGAAGGTGAATTTATGCTGTGTTTTTGAAAATATGAATATTGGATGGCCTACAATTTGAATTGAGTGAATCTCCACTATTCTGATACTTATATTCaaatattcctttatttattaaataacaaACCAACACATTATGGGAtcctttgtatatttttttttaaaaaagtttgagcTATCAAGCTATGCTGGAGCAATATGTATGATTGTTAATCTTTTTATGCTGGCTTTCTTGTACAGAGTTTGCCAAAGCACCAGAAAATACTGTTGGGGTTAACATTGATGGTGAAAAGCAAAATGGCCTGCTGAAGAAATTCCAGGACACTTTGTTGAAGCAGCGGCCAGAACGGGTGTCTCATCTACTTCAGGAGAACTTGCCAAAATGTAAGGCTTATTCTTGTTCGACTGATAATAGAAATCAAAGTTCTTTCTTGCACATTCTAACTGCAGTGTGTCACTTGTATGAGTATCTTGTTTTTTTCAGCTGTTTCTACTTTCCAATATGACCAATtctttgagaaaaaaattgatgAGAAAAGAAGAGATCACACGTACCGTGTGTTCAAAACAGTGAATCGAAGAGCCCAAATATTTCCCATGGCAGATGATTACTCAGAGTCCCATACCAGCAAAAAGGAGGTTTCTGTCTGGTGTAGCAATGATTATCTTGGCATGAGTCGTCATCCTAGAGTTTGTGGAGCTGTTATGTAAGTATTTGTTTAATTGAAAACAAAATGTTGGGTGATTATAGTGTCTTTTAAAACTTTGCAGAATTCCATTGTTaattagaaatacatttttttacaaaatggctTGATTGGTAGGTCTTTTTTTGTTACAAGAAGATTATAGTGTGTCGACTCTGAACATGTAGCTAACATCCAGAttgtatttcttcttctcttctctatCAGGCAGCTCACTGCAAATGAGAGCAGCCATTCTGTTGTCCAATCACAGTCAATCCTACCAATACACAAATGTCTGTACGATTTTATCCCTAAATAGAACTGCTATAAACGTGTCATCCAAGATCCCAGCAGCATCAAGAGAcaatttcttctgttcttctaaTGATTTCTTGGTCTAAATCATCATTTCACATAGCATCAATCTGGTTGATTTCAATTAACCAATTAAGTTCcactgcatatttttttaaaagtgcctctGTTCTAAAGAACAAACCAGTTTGTTTGTTCATCACTGTTTAATTGGTAGATTGATTCACAGTTACTTGAAATATGGATTGGAATGTAAGCAATTTGCAAATGTGAGGTTGTCCCAAGTAGTGTTAATATCCCTGTTGGAAACACCTTCACAGAGAAACACTGAAACAACATGGTGCAGGAGCAGGAGGCACAAGGAATATTTCGGGAACCAGTAAATTCCATGTTGATCTCGAAAAAGAATTGGCTGATCTTCATGGGAAAGATGCTgctctgttgttttcttcctgCTTCGTTGCTAATGATTCGACACTGTACACATTAGCCAAAATGTTGCCGGGTAAGATCTGACTTGTACATGCTGTGTTACAGTTCCTAGCAGAAATTAGTGAGAAACTTTGTCCTGGAGAAACCCCCTCCCCCGAAAATCTTGGAGAATTCATGTTTTAATCTGGGCCAGAAACTTGGCTGGCTGTGAGTTGACTGTAGCTTGTAATATTTTCAGTCCATCAGGGAGAGGTGTGGGTGCATGTTCATGGTGTTTTTATCTTGAAATAATAAAATGGGTGATGAAACTAGATGTGTGAAAGACAAAATGCGAACTTGTTCCCCCTTCTTCGCCTGCTTTTTTAAAGGCTACAATACAAGGAGCTGCCAAATAGATCTCCAGTATATTCCGTTGTGCTCCAAATAAGCCAAACACAGAGAGCAGATGACACTTCTTTATATAATAGGTGGTCATAAGAGTACAGGGATGTGTGGGATGCCCCTTCCACTTCCTCTGATAGGCAGGGTCATATTAGGCCACTGCTAGAAGAGAACTCTCCTCATTTTAGCCCTCCTTGGTCAGTAGATCATCAGTGGTGCTTTGCAGACACTCCCACCATATTATACTGGTTGTCCTGTTTTCACAGTGTTGCTGTCCTGCCTGAATTTCTAGTATTCTCTTTTCCCACGGATACAGATGTTAATAATGGGTGTCATGAAAAAAATTGCAGGTTAAGGCAAAATAGTCTGGTAATATTTGAACTGCAGTTCTAATCTAGAGGGAGTCTTCTGTACCAGCATTTTGCACTCAAAGTGTATTTCTCCGCCAGATAaggtatccttgtttgacaggcaTCTAGCACTAATCATAAGAGTTCTGTAACTTTTTTTAGATGCAGATTGGGCTGATTGTTATCTCCCTTGTAGTGAGTTGTCCCAAAGCTATCTACAAAAGATTAAGCTGCAGTGTTGTAGGCAAGAACTTTGATGTGacatgtcttttcttttccctccatccCAGGCTGTGAAATTTATTCGGATGCAGGAAATCATGCTTCTATGATACAAGGGATTCGAAATAGCAGAGTGCCGAAACATATTTTTCGCCATAATGATGTTGATCATCTCCGAGAATTATTGAAAAAATCCAATCCATGTACTCCCAAAATTGTTGCATTTGAAA is a window encoding:
- the ALAS1 gene encoding 5-aminolevulinate synthase, non-specific, mitochondrial, with product METVVRRCPFLSRVSQAFLQKAGKSLLFYAQNCPKMMEVGAKPASRPLSTSVALCQQTEKTTSASEEVKPSPDVAQEDISRSQLPATYQPITSQSASQATVSKCPFLAAQISEGNSNVFCKASLELQEDVEEAQAVRKEFAKAPENTVGVNIDGEKQNGLLKKFQDTLLKQRPERVSHLLQENLPKSVSTFQYDQFFEKKIDEKRRDHTYRVFKTVNRRAQIFPMADDYSESHTSKKEVSVWCSNDYLGMSRHPRVCGAVIETLKQHGAGAGGTRNISGTSKFHVDLEKELADLHGKDAALLFSSCFVANDSTLYTLAKMLPGCEIYSDAGNHASMIQGIRNSRVPKHIFRHNDVDHLRELLKKSNPCTPKIVAFETVHSMDGAVCPLEELCDVAHEHGAITFVDEVHAVGLYGTHGGGIGDRDGVMHKMDIISGTLGKAFGCVGGYIASTGSLVDTVRSYAAGFIFTTSLPPMLLAGALESVRILKSAEGQVLRRQHQRNVKLMRQMLMDAGLPVVHCPSHIIPVRVADAAKNTEICDRMMSQHSIYVQAINYPTVPHGEELLRIAPTPHHTPQMMNYFIEKLLNTWKEVGLELKPHSSAECNFCRRPLHFEMMSERERSYFSGMSKLVSATA